A DNA window from Actinomadura coerulea contains the following coding sequences:
- a CDS encoding sulfite oxidase-like oxidoreductase → MTNPEQPAPQPGELPPGQYVPRGWPVLHYGPVPKFRPKDWDFRVFGATESGEQHRWTWDEFDALPKAASVADFHCVTKFTIPDNEWRGVPGTAITDLAPPAPDVTHVMVWAEYGYSANIRMSDFLADGTVFATHRDGERLTPDHGFPVRIVIPHLYAWKSVKWVRGVEYLVKDRRGFWEERGYHNVADPWREQRYSYQEDEGESPPL, encoded by the coding sequence ATGACCAACCCCGAACAGCCCGCGCCGCAGCCGGGCGAACTGCCGCCCGGGCAGTACGTCCCCCGGGGCTGGCCCGTCCTCCACTACGGTCCCGTCCCGAAGTTCCGTCCCAAGGACTGGGATTTCCGGGTCTTCGGCGCCACCGAGTCGGGGGAGCAGCACCGCTGGACCTGGGACGAGTTCGACGCGCTCCCGAAGGCCGCCTCGGTCGCCGACTTCCACTGCGTCACCAAGTTCACCATCCCGGACAACGAGTGGCGGGGCGTCCCCGGCACGGCGATCACCGACCTGGCGCCGCCCGCGCCGGACGTCACGCACGTCATGGTCTGGGCCGAGTACGGCTACAGCGCCAACATCCGGATGAGCGACTTCCTCGCCGACGGGACGGTGTTCGCCACCCACCGCGACGGCGAGCGCCTCACCCCCGACCACGGCTTCCCCGTCCGCATCGTCATCCCGCACCTGTACGCGTGGAAGAGCGTGAAGTGGGTGCGGGGCGTGGAGTACCTGGTGAAGGACCGCCGGGGCTTCTGGGAGGAGCGCGGCTACCACAACGTCGCCGACCCGTGGCGGGAGCAGCGCTACTCATACCAGGAGGACGAGGGCGAGTCGCCCCCGCTGTGA